One Hypanus sabinus isolate sHypSab1 chromosome 4, sHypSab1.hap1, whole genome shotgun sequence genomic region harbors:
- the LOC132392264 gene encoding secreted phosphoprotein 24-like, whose translation MKTFLLAIAAVQILYCSGMPSTKEALRASVIKLNEITEITNLCGISRGGVTNTYRTGKLSYSVDLTFSVKETDCSKNSGQEFDDPSCSFRPKNIAGKGFCKSHVEFFADKVADVDVECDGLKTVDSESDSTESSENSIEAQRQSKEKSLEEISDVRSRSEETSPEISSNEEDKSKETSLEESVDVKSKSKETSVEESSDMKSKSTELSLEEPSNEQNEDSRSRH comes from the exons ATGAAAACTTTCCTGCTTgccattgctgctgtgcagaTCCTCTACTGCTCAG gAATGCCAAGCACCAAAGAAGCTCTGAGAGCCTCGGTTATAAAGCTGAATGAAATCACCGAGATCACCAACCTCTGTGGTATCTCCAGGGGAGGTGTGACAAAT ACATATCGTACAGGTAAACTATCCTACAGTGTGGATTTAACATTCTCTGTGAAAGAAACTGACTGCTCCAAGAATTCTGGACAAGAATTTGATGATCCCAGTTGTTCTTTCCGCCCTAAAAACATTGCG GGGAAAGGGTTTTGCAAAAGCCATGTGGAATTTTTTGCTGATAAGGTAGCTGACGTTGATGTGGAGTGTGACGGTCTGAAGACAGTTGACAGTGAGAGTGACTCAACAGAATCGAGTGAAAACAGTATTGAG GCACAAAGGCAATCAAAAGAAAAATCACTTGAGGAAATCTCAGAT GTGAGAAGCAGATCAGAAGAAACTTCACCAGAAATATCTTCAAAT GAAGAAGACAAATCAAAAGAGACATCTCTTGAGGAGTCAGTTGAT GTCAAGAGCAAGTCAAAAGAGACATCAGTCGAGGAGTCTTCTGAT ATGAAAAGCAAGTCAACAGAATTATCATTGGAGGAGCCTTCAAAC GAACAAAATGAGGACTCGCGATCCCGTCACTAA